The genomic DNA ccgtcttttttagtaacattgacaaatttcagaccttggctaaaggataggcacgaagagttgaacgaaagctatttgaaaaaggaatgtgactgtggaaaatgtaaaatattctggggccaagtaaacataatgctgggtgtagatgaacataatcagcatgtgacagtttaccagttgtaagcgtcagtttgcagctgtgtactcatgatggccagtgagatctgatcggggtgtttgctttgtagatccccaacagatttaaaatatctttttatggacatgtccacagatgtttatctcaagtaatttgcaaaatcagttttcagggaaacagaaatacaactcggtcttttatacgagaggtaaggctaaaatcatgctctaataaaacaaatatttgtttttttccttacaaaaagcatgtttatgttgtttagaggctattggctgccagtaagaaaaaaatgagtgttaatgcaaatctacagattcctctgttttgaattaatgcaatccatatcaaaagacagggtttttaactgaaaatttattccagcacgtatattgcactttacagtgagttctgcttctgtgatgactttagattatgacccacaatgataatataaaagcatttgactgtaataagaagtaggcacttagtacagggtggagaatttaatgcagacaacttccatctatatcttgccaaggtagtttattattctagagaaggttaaatgacttttattttttctccttatcagaaaaagacgtacggttttaaacaagttcctggctatcttacattgttcgcagtatagtttacatgcttgataggtctatagatggccgagaaagtcattaaaatagctggctagtacaaaagttcagactggaaatcaccggtgggctgttaatgaccagtggctgtagattaaaaatagttataaaaatatatgtcctgattccagaaggtgctgataccgctttttgttttgttctttagtgagatagaagatgaactcagctgaaatcactgatgatgatgaaggtaaaatgttacactttgtgtaatttataatcaggcaaaaatatatattgaatgaaaactttcataacctgatgaagaatgcagctgcatcaaggaaaattgtattaatgatttttgaaaagctatctaaaacatcctactatttttttttgttcacggtattttctcctctatttccttcctcccactccaaaaagcccttcttcctaccgtaactttatttatttatactttcagctcttcttcggggaagaaaatggcatttactagatgtttgtatggttccttgcataataaaaaattgactttggggtggccttaacatgcacttattatataagtgataaaaaagagttatgttgttcaaaatacattttcataaaaagaaacaaagcacaaaagattgttttaagggtatcatggttttctggagagagtgctttattattctaaaccttctctttttccagtagaaattcctagaaaagatatagtgaaagtagaaacagaaaatgaagatgaagctctagacttctcggtaacatccagatcttctgaggaacactcactggatggcgcagttgcttgcctacaggaatccaacaaacggaaacagacctcacttggttgtgatggttcagggagctggcaagatgtcttacccagtgtgaagaaaagacgctttgcacaagaggtgacttctctatacacagctctgatttttctgttcgcatcttgtaggctaaatttagtgctgttacaggcaaaatgcaagtcacttaactagttttacattagtaatgagttagaggcaagtatagctaatcttgacccaatctgcacacatgacttgtctggctatttctttaaatgatgtgggagctgtcatatttatgaaacacatttataggttcatttactcatttggaagtttttttgttgtttttcatagaacataggaacaggtagtggtttggattaactaagtttgactgattatagcccctctcatgtcacacagtccttggctattcagtgggagaaatagggctgtaactttgccatctatgaacggattttgatgtcagtgaggcaggtatgaatgtacatattgactgaaagataaaaatgcagggatgcagaagatttcaacagataagaatggaaggtattacaacctctgaactggtgcaacatcccagctgtgacaatccagacatttgtctaaccagtgaaggagagtccataatcttttcagttatcctattctagtgtttcacctctcatgtttgaattctgtatgttggattttgattttgttgtatctacCTGTATcttcctaagaattatttgcaatatccatgtgtttgcaaaaaaaaaaaaaaaaagaaagaaagaaaaatcccaaactgtaaatatttactgtaagttgataaaatgcttgcttcagatttcaaacaatgaggaagagttagaaaatgattgagaatATGAGTTTCTTAAgaacttagtgctgttttttatagaaaccatttagaagatgagaaatccagtgaatctacacttccttgcctttcagaattaaagaaatcttagactcccctttttaaaaagacagtatcaagatactacgtttttaggtttttattgtttgaattgaataatattttaattttactcattctcagaaaactgttcaggagttgtacaacgttgtaaagataaaaatagctatataaacctttcacatcagaaagaagagaataagcataattttggtgtctgatagccttggcagtgttttcaaaagctaacctaaagagaatgttgaaacattaaatgcagttggtggaggcagtggcaaggtcacaggactaggagtcagaaaatctggattctgttcttggctctgttgctgacttgttgccacccaagttctctgcagcccaagatcctcatatgcaaggtggaggataatgacacttaatttgggagagtatttagagctctgtggggtaaaagtgttCAGGATTACAATTAcatttctatactatggggaaagccatgaaccaacacaaaaaacaatgaaatgaaacgaaacaaaaaaaaaccctaaataatactttactgtatttttaattgattttttttctaatgcatttattaatttgatatatgtaacacaattaagtcctctggagaaaatttggcagtgcatatttatgtaatgatacctgcttaagaggcacgcatttatagctaatatttttaaggcagttttgctaatacagtatttattcattcaaagggcccccattcaaacctgaagaacagagacactggctcacccactcaggtaaatacagagcagccaaacgagaacaagaatcctaatacagcacggctctgtgaagaagaacccttcagtgacataagcactccatctaataaaaaacctctctatggcatctcacacaaaattacagagaagaagaacccaccaggaacggagcagtttgcttcttacgatttgtttgaaaaaatcagtcccagcagtccctcgcatcttcaaactttgaacgatcagcgcacaagcaactctgctgcaaccattgctgtgacagctgccaccacagattccgaTCCAAATCTATATTCTTTGATACCGAAAATGATTTACACACTTAACACCCTCAATTCCAAtgtgacccagcttcacagcaaagttgacctgttgtctctggaggtcagccgaattaagaagcaagtcagtccagcagagtctgtcgcagagttcaagcc from Apteryx mantelli isolate bAptMan1 chromosome 6, bAptMan1.hap1, whole genome shotgun sequence includes the following:
- the LOC136992299 gene encoding BEN domain-containing protein 3-like, whose product is MNSAEITDDDEVEIPRKDIVKVETENEDEALDFSVTSRSSEEHSLDGAVACLQESNKRKQTSLGCDGSGSWQDVLPSVKKRRFAQEGPHSNLKNRDTGSPTQVNTEQPNENKNPNTARLCEEEPFSDISTPSNKKPLYGISHKITEKKNPPGTEQFASYDLFEKISPSSPSHLQTLNDQRTSNSAATIAVTAATTDSDPNLYSLIPKMIYTLNTLNSNVTQLHSKVDLLSLEVSRIKKQVSPAESVAEFKPPPEYRLTSAELKQMMDQSTSGGDLACRLLVQLFPELFNDDEFNRNCSACGFLNRRKLDSLHLQLIRNYVEVCYPSVKNTAVWHVERLPQVNDFFHRFWAKREMENSQQNVQSSSFYETEQVESSHFIEDKEQE